The DNA segment CATTAGAAACAATGCCATCAAACTCACAGAAATTCGAGACCGTGTGTTAGCAGACAACATCACATTTGCAAATATTCACAGTATCAGCATAACAACTATTTCAAGAGTCTTGAAAAAACATCAGGTCAGGATGAAGCAGTTGTACACTGTGCCTTTTGCGAGGAACTCTGACCGAGTCAAGCAACTCAGGAACCAATATGTCCAGGTAAAATGACCATAAAATACAGAacagttttttaaatgcacCCAAAGACATGTTTTATGTGTAATATATATTCTTCTGGGTTACGTAATTTAGAGAGTCATGGAGATTGAAAGCAGGCAAACCCCACACGTTTTCATCTTTGTGGATGAGGCTGGTTTCAACTTAACCAAAACACAGAGGCGAGGAAGGAACCTGATTGGGAAAAGAGCCACAGTGGATGTCCCAGGCCAGAGGGGTGCTAACATCACAATGTGTGCTGCAATATCCACTAATGGACTGCTGTTACACAAACCGCTAATTGGGCCATACAACACTGAGCGCCTTCTTTCATTCCTGGATGACCTCTATGGAAGGGTTGTGGTAGGTGAGGAAAGGGATGCAGTGAGGAGAAATCAGCCAACATTTATAATTGTATGGGACAATGTGGCATTTCATCACTCTCGTGCAGTCACAGAGTGGTTTGCAGCCCATCCCAGGATGGTGTCACTTTTCCTCACTCCTTATTCTCCATTCCTCAACCCCACAGATGAATTATTTTCCTTGTGGAGGTGGAAGGTTTATGACCACCATCCCCATGATCAAATGTCCCTTCTGAACGCAATGAATGCGGGATGCCTGGACATCTCAGCAGAAGATTGCCAGGGATGGATCAGGCATGCCAAAAGATTCTTTCCTAGGTGTATTGCCCTGGATGACATACGATGGGATGTGGATGAGAATCTGTGGCCAAATGCAGAGAATCGAGTTGATATTTGGCAATAACttctaaaaacaaacagaaaaaaacatacagcatCATGTCTGATTACTGTAATTCCTGTAACATATAATGCAGTAAACCGtagaaaggtttttttttttttacagaaaaatcaGCGTTTACCGTAATGCTACCTGTTGTTAGTGTTTTTAGGTCATTGTTTTATAGATGACCAAGTGTGTTTGTTGACTGAGAACCTTTGCTAGTGTTATGAAAGAATGACCTGATTTGAGACAtgaatgaagtgttttgatagTTTTAGTGAATTTTGAATGTGAAATTAACTGCTGTGCCAAGATGAAAGTTTGTTAGGAGAGctgtgtgaagagttttgcAAAAGTCACCAAAGTATGGAGAAATGTGTCCTAGCaattgtaaaaaactgtaatagttaacatttgtatttaatttttcaattatttaattggGGTAACATTTTGTGCGACATATTAACCTTTACATATTTTgccaaaaaaagtatttaagaagagaatcaattataaaataataataataataaaaaaattataaataaaaatcaatttctCACTGCTGACATATAACATGATTCTTAGTGTATCCCTCGTACGTTTCtccaaaccattacaaattgtaatgtgtttaatgtcttttgatgttaaatgcaatgttcaataaagagtttatttaaaaactatttccGGTAtggaacaaacatttttttaactgccGCAAATTGTATCGACCGGACGTGGCTTCAGTTTCGcacatgcgcggaacaaatcgtgtttccgggacggatcgggtagcgaCACGTTGAATGAATTCACGCGTGTCGGCAGAAGATGGCGCCCGCAGCTTTTACAGTGCACAGGGTGTCCGAATTTACTCACTCGTTTTCACCCGCTCCTTAAAGTGGACTATATTTGTGAACTAAtttagggaatagtgaatgagggtgTAGTGGGCGATTTTGGTCACAGCCCTAGTCATTCTGGTTTTGTCACTTCCGGTTAATCTGTAGGCCAATAGTTTTTAAGCATATGTTCCACCTGCCTGTATAGTAAACAGGCAGCCTCGGCAACCAATTGTCAAGATCTTTCGGCACGCCCATTTCTCAAACCAACAGAGACCCCAACTAGAATCGAGTGGCTTTCCCATTGATGTGACGATGGTTAAGTTTGGGTTCCCTTTCGAGAGAGGTCTCTCTACATTGCACGCTAGGGGAATCCCCTTCTCCAACCTTTACTGAATCCTTATTGAATAACGCcggtgaaaataaaatgtaactggccAATCCCGGTCAAGACGGCGCTTAGGGGCGTGGTGCATTTCTCCTTCACTCACCTTTCACATGCTGTTGAGGATACGCTTTAGAGAAGAGGAATTCATCGGATTCTTCTGCTCGTGTGTTCCGGTATGCCAATTTGCAAGTTATGTTCAGGGCCCATCGACCCTCAGGACACGCACTCACACTGCGTGCTCTGCCTAGGTCTGGCCCATGCAGAGGGGGCTCTATCTGAGTCTAACTGCCCGCACTGCGAAGACCTTCCGGTGCGGGTGCTTAAGGCTCGGAGAGTCGCTGCCCTCGAAGATTTTGTTAGGCAGCGTCCCGCCGCCGCCAGCGAGCCGAGATAAAGAGCTGGACTGCCGTCATCGCTCTCGGCCCCCCGGGTCTCCAGTGTCCTTCGCGGATGATAGCCTCCGTCCCGCTGATGAAGCTACGGAGATGATCCGGGTTGGCGCTTCGGGAGATGAAGACGAGCTCATGTCGCTGGCGGCTTCGGACAGGGATCTGTCGGGGTCAGAGGAGCTAGCGGTGTCGGGGAAGGAACGGGCGGAGTGGGATGGCCCTCTCGTGCTTCACGAAGAGCTCGTTCGTGTTCTCACCAGGGCCGTACAAGACCTTGGCCTTGAGTGGAACTCCCCGACGAGCCGGCGAGGAGTAAGCTGGACACGTGGTTTCTTCAGCCGGGCCGCCGCCCAGAAGAAACGCGCGCCTTTTTTCCCAGATGTCCACGAGGAGGTCGTGAAAGCGTGGTCTGCGCCCCAGTCGGCGCGCACCCACGCCTCGGGATCAGCTATTTTCTCCCTGGTGGATGGGGCGGAAGCCCGCGGCTATGCGCGCATTCCCGCTGTCAAGCAGGCGATTGTGGCGCACCTGGCTCCGTCTTCGTCATCGCTGTGATCCGAGGCGGTGCTGCCGTCTAAACCATGCCGGATGACCGCCCACATAGCAGAGAAGGCATATGCCGCCTCTGGGGAGGCTGCCTCTGCTCTGCACACCATGGCGGTACTCCAGGTTTTCCAGGCTCAGCTGCAGCGTTCTCTGGATGGGGAAGAACCTAACCCGGACGGCGTTAAGCACCTGCGCGGCCACGGATTTCGCGCTTATGGCCACTAAGCGCACAGCCCAAGTCATCGGCCGCACCATGGGCTTCATGGTTGCGCTCCACCGTCACCTGTGGCTGACGCTCACGGATCTCAAGGAGGCGGACAAGAGAGCCCTCCTGAATGCTCCGTTGTCTCCCTCTGGTCTATTCGGGGACGCCGTGGATGCCGTCATCCAGTGTTTCACGGAGGACCAAAAGCGTCAAAAAAAAGTGTCTTCGCGTCACCGATCCTCATCTGCGCGCTCGGCGCAGAGACCGGTGAAGCAGCCCACGCTCGCGGCCCCCTCTGCCGCCGCAGCTCCCGAACCGGCGGTTCGCCCCAAGCAATGGCGAGACATGCCCAGGAAGCGCCACGGCCCAGGGAAGGATCCTCGCCCAAGGGGAGGTTCGGCGTCGGGGCCGAAGCCGAGTTCCTGACGAGTTCGCTGGGAGGAGGAAAGTGCTCGACGGGGGACCTCCCGCGAAGAGTCTGAGGTTCTCGTCTGTCCCCCTAGCGGTTGCGGGCGACACAGAGAACGATTGTGTTATGGATGTTGTTGTgtcaaatgtaattaaaatgcacacattttcaCAAACAGAGCATCTTCCTCCTCTGACAAACGCTGCTAGCTCGCCGCCTCCGTGCCACGAGCTGCTGTTGTCTCATCCTGTGCCAAGCTGGTCGCACCCCCGGTTTTATGGCGATGCACCAATCTTATGTCCTGTCTCATACTCTGGTTACTGCGAGTCAGAGCTCTCTCGGCGGAGCTCAGAGCGGCGCTCGTACGCCGCCGCTAAGTCCCCCGACGGCGGTTTCTCCCTCGCGCGGGATAACCCGGAGAGTGCAGAACAAGACGTTGCGTCCCTTGCAGGCTCGCAAGGCAGAATGGCAGTCCATCCTGGGTATCTCGCCCTGGGTGCTGAACATAGTAGAGAATGGCTACTCGCTCCAGTTTCGGTGCAGGCCACCCTGCTTCAATGGCATGGTCCCGTCCGTAGTCTCCCTGCAGAATATACCGCTGTTGAGACAGGAGATCGACAGCTTCCTCGCGAAGCAAACGATAGAGGTAGTCCCctcaagcgagagagagagcggcttCTACAGCCGCTATTTTGTCGTTCCAAAGAGAAATGGGGGCTTCCGGCCAATTTTAGACCTGAGACCCATCAATCGTGCGCTGTACAAACACGCTTTCAGAATGTTGACGATAAAACAGATCCTCGCGCAGACTCAGCCCGGGGACTGGTTTATTTCAGTAGATCTAAAAGATGCATACTTTCATGTTCAAATAGCCCCTCGCCACAGGCGCTTTCTGAGGTTGGCATTCGAGGGCACCGCGTACCAGTTCATGGTGCTCCCCTTCGGGCTGGTGTTAGCTCCGCGCACTTTTACAAAGATAGTGGATGCGGCTTTATCCCCTCTGAGAGCGAGCGGTATGCGCATTCTGAATTATTTGGACGATTGGCTAGTTTTGGCCCACTCGCAAGAGATGCTCGATGCCCATGTATGCAGGCTCCTTTCGCACATGAAAGCCTTGGGGCTGTGTGTGAACAGACAGAAGAGCGTGCTTCTCCCCAGCCGGTCGATCGTGTATTTGGGAGTGTGCTTAGACTCGATCACCATGCGCGCTCATCTGAGCCCAGAGCGCATTCAACGTATCACGTCGACCTTGAGACTTTTCAGTCTGGGACGTCTCGTCTCGCTAAAAGTGCTTCAGAGGCTTCTAGGGCTGATGGCGTCAGCAATCGCAGTGTGCCACCTCGGTTTGTTGTTCATGCAtcccctccagctctggctgAGGTCCCGCGTGCCGAGAAATGCTTGGTTAGCGGGGCACGCGAGAGTCACAGTAACACGCGGATGTCTAAACACCCTGAAGCCTTGGCGCAACCCCGACATGTATCGCCGCAGCGTCGAGTTGGGTCCTATCACAGGGCACAAAGTGGTTACGACAGACGTGTCTCTGACGGGATGGGGAGCCCTGTGCGACGGCGCCCCGGCCTCGGGCTCCTGGTTGGAGTCGGAGAGACAGTGGCATATCAACCGCTTAGAGTTGAAAGCGGTTTTCTTGGCCCTCAAGTGCTTTCTCCCGCAGATCGAGTCGCAACATGTACGGATTCGTACGGACAACACGTCAGTAGTGTCATACATAAATCGACAGGGCGGTGTCCGTTCACGAGCTCTCTTTGAACAGGCGGTGGAACTCCTCCTTTGGGCCGATCGTCACCTGCTCTCCATCAGGGCGATGCATGTGCCAGGTCAGATGAACTGCGGAGTGGACATGCTGTCGAGGGACGGCCCCCCTCACGGGGAATGGAGGTTGAACCCTCAGTCAGTAAGCTTGATCTGGGATCGGTTCGGGAAAGCGGATGTCGATCTTTTCACGACGGAGAAGAATACGCATTGCCCTCTGTTCTTCTCCCTGTCGAGCTCCCCGCTGGGGGGGGACACGCTCACGAGCCCGTGGCCGAGAGCCAGCCTCTATGCGTTTCCACCAGTGAAGATTTTACCGTTGGTGCTACGCAAAATCAGAACAGAGAAAGCTGCCGTGACGCTGATCGCCCCGAGATGGACGAATCAGCCGTGGTTTCCAGACCTAATGGAGCTGATGGCAGCGCCTCCGTGGCCGATTCCGCTGAGGAGGGATCTGCTGACCCAAGCGAGCGGCACAATCTGGCACCCCAACCCCGAGTTGTGGCGTCTGCACGTGTAACGGGTTCACGGGGGCAGGGAGCCTTGGGGAATTTAGCGAGTCGTGCCATGGATACTATCACAGAGTCGCGAGCTCCCTCTACGAGGCGCCTTTACGCTTTTAAATGGGCGGTTTTTGTAAAATGGTGCGGGGAAAATGGTCTCGATCCAGAGCTATGCCTGTGCTAGTATATATGCTATGCTAGTATCTGACATTCTAGCCTTTCTGCAGCAGCGCTTGGACGCCGGCAGCTCGCCGTCTACACTGAAAGTTTATGTCGCTGCCATTGCCACCTTTCACCCTCTGATTGACGGTCACTCGGTAGGCAAGCCAACTTGGGTGGTGAGATTTTTACGGGGCGCGAGACGACTAAACCCCCCTCGCCCTCCTACGGTGCCGCCTTGGATTTAAAGGCGCTCTCACTTCCTCCGTCCGAGCCGTTGCAATCATCGGGACTGCGGGAGCTCGCCCTAAAAACCATCCTACTGCTTGCACTTGTGTCTGCTAAGCGTGTAGGGGACATACACGCGCTGTCTATCGATGATGCCTGCATGCGGTTCGGACCTAACGACTGCAGCGTCATGCTCAAACCTAAAGTGGGTTATGTGCCTAAGTCGCTCTCAACACCGTTTAGAGCTCAAGTTATATCCCTGTCTGCTTTCTCCCCGGAGCCGCCAGTCTCGCAGGATTACGCTCAGCGCGCGCTGTGCCCGGTGTGAGTTTTGAGGATTTACATTGAGCGGTCCACCACGTTCAGACAGTCTGACCAGCTGTTCGTTTGCTATGGTGGACCAGCTAAGGGACGTCCCGTTTCAAAGCAGCGGTTGTCTCATTGGATAACAGATGCGATAGCGCTGGCATATGCCAGTCAAGGCTTGGACTGCCCGATCGATCTTAGGGCCCACTCTACTAGAGCTGTGGCTTCTTCATGGGCTTGGTCGAGAGGGGTGTCTCTTCAGGACATTTGTGCAGCAGCGGGCTGGTCTTCGCAGAATACCTTCGCCAGATTTTACAGGCTGGATGTGTCCTCTCTAGCGGCACAAGTGTTGTCTGTTTTGGCACCACCCACAGCTGCCTGTAGCGACTAACGGCTTAGCTATGCTGTGCTCAGCTAGGTCGTATAGGCGGTGGGGGAGGCGTAGCGTCTACGCCTATGAGCCCGTAGACGACGCTTTCTGCATAGCTTGGATCAGCATGTATTGCGACTTGAGACGGTGATGCGGAATAACAGTATTTGTTTCCGCCCCGTTCAATTCCACTTGTCGAGCTACTAGGTGTCCTTTTTTAGCCGGCGGGTGCAACCAGCTATTCCGTGCGCTGCTATCTATCGCCCTTAACATCATTTCTTTGCTGTATGTCCTGCCGCTCTAAACATAGCGTGGCATCACAGCTCAGTTCACACTAAAAAGTTAGTGGTATGCAAATTTTTGCCCAAACTTAGGACCGATCGGATTGGCTCCCGCTTGCACGGTATCCAATGGGCTTGATACTCGTGTTCGAGGCTACGCCCTGTGGATGAAGGGGTAGgttttttctccttttctccTGATCATGCAGGGGAGCGCTAGTTTTCACTCTTTTCTGCTCTCACGGCGTGATTTTATTCGGTTCCCCTAGCGTTTCACGCAATGTAGAGAGAACTCtctcgaaagggaacgtctccggttactgtcgtaacctcggttccctgagaggagggaacgagacattgcgtaaACCTCCGTGCTCGCGTGCTCAGATTGTCGCGCTGTATGTTTCAGTCGTAAGATTCTGAGGAATGCGGTCCAGATGGCGAGTTATATAGTGGTGGCGCCACGCCCCTAAGCGCCGTCTTGACCGGCATTGGCCAGTTACTTTTTATTTTCACTGGCGTTATTCAATAAGGATTCAGTAAAGGTTGGAGAAGGGGATTCCCCTAGCGATtcacgcaatgtctcgttccctcctctcagggaactgaggttacgaCCGTAACCGGAGACGTTTTACGCTGAGAACAAACATTTGGTTTTGATTACTCATTTGGTCCGTGTACCTtcggataattcatttattcgtttttgttttcaaaacagaaaaacgaataaaccgttcatttttgacatattccaccgtatacgagactaatttttgggttgttttcctcaatatttctttaagtgcatcaaattaatatacaacaaaaccaaaacgaaacatcaagtatttttcttaacaaagcgaattttagtccaccggaagttcagctgcactgccgcctctggcgacgagaggtggtagcacaagaccactctctctaattatacatgttttcagtggtgtgtgccactaaatccgtaaacaaccatacagacacataggtagacatttctatgcaatgtagaagtatacacgcagttaatgaaataaagaatggACCTATATGGACGCGCACGCGCATGCGTCAATGCTCGTGGCAGCGATGTATCTGACAGCGGGGGAGGTTACCATAGCCACCGTTAAAATGGATAGTGAGAGAGGCGCGTCTTGCACTTTAATGTTATGAAAAGGTGTcttttgcaaaagaaaacatATCACCAGGCAAAAGCTCTTTTTTAGCACACGCAgctttttgcactgaaaactgcTTTTTGTTACAAAGGGTATGAGAGGACAATGAAAAGGTGTCTTTCGCAACAGAAAGCAGTTCATCAGTCAAACGCTCTTTTTCAGCAATCTCAACTTTCAGAAATATGCTTATTGCACTGAAGACTGCTTTTTGTGGCAAAAGTCATCAGAGGATAATGAAAAGGTGTcttttgcaaaagaaaacagATCATCAGTCAAACGCTCTTTTTCAGCAATCCCAACTTTCAGAAATATgctttttgcactgaaaacttCTTTTTGTTATAAAGGGCATCAGATGACCATTAAAAGAAGTCTTTTGCAAGAAAAAATAGTCCATCAGTCTAAAGCTCTTTCTGAACACTCGCAGCTTTCAGAAATATGCTTTTTTCactgaaaacagctttttaCTAGAGGAGGCATCAGAGGACCATGAAAAGGTGTCTTTTGCAAGACAAAACAGCTCATCAGtcaaaagctctttctgagcactCGCAGCTTTCAGAAATATGCTTATTGCAGTGAAAACTGCTTTTTGTTACAAAAGTCATCAGAGGACCATGAAAAGGTGTcttttgcaaaagaaaacagTTTATCAGTCAAACGCTCTTTCTGACCACACACAGCTTTCAGAAATATGCTTTTTGCActtaaaactgctttttgttACACAAGTCACCAGAGGAACatgaaaaggttttttttttttaagagaaaGCATTTGATCCATCAAACGCTCTTATTCAGCAATCTCAACTTTCTGAAATATGCTTTTTGCACAGAAAAAGATGGGTTACGTAAGGTATCCTAGTTCTATGAATAAGGTCAACACGCCACAGTATGGGTCAGCCTGTCTGACCGTCATGAGGGCTATGGAGGTTGCACAGTGAGGTCTCAACCTCTTCTCAGACGTTATCTCAAGGGGGCTCGCAGACTTTGCCCATCTCGAGCTTGACTAAATTCCCTCATGGGATCTGGGTGTCGTCTTGAAGGCTCTGGCAGAACCTCCTTTCGAACCTCTACATCATGAACTAGGGATGGAATTTCTGACGTTGAAGACGGCATTTCTCTTGTCTATCTCTTCaatcaagagggtgagtgagaTTCATGCCTTCTCTGTGCATTCGGCATGTTTGAGATTGGGAGAAGAAGGCTCATCTATGTCGCTTCTTCAAAACCCTTCATTTCTGCCAAAAGTTCTACCCCGTTCTTTTGTTTCCAGGCCTTTGGTGCTAGAACCATTCCATCCACCTCCTCACATTTCAGAGGAATCGGCCAGACTCCATCTAATCTGTCCTGTCAGGGCACTGAGAAGGTACATTTCTTGCACAGAACAGATCAGTTATTTGTGTGTTATGGAAACTTGGTACAAGGCCAGGCAGTATCCAAGCAGAGGCTGTCAAAATAGATTGTCAGGCTGATTGAGCTTGCCTATCACAGCGCTGGGATGCCTCCCCCTCAGGGAGTAGTGGCCCACTCTACAAGAGGAGTGGCTGCCTCCTGGGCATTGTTTAGTGGTGCTCCTTTGGAAGATGTGTGCGCAGCAGCAGGATGGTCATCATCGCTGACATTTGCTAAGTTTTATCGTCTAGATGTGGCTACGACGGTCTCATCAACTGTCCTGCAGAGAGCAGTACTGCCTGATCGGACTTGTGTAAGTGATTGTCCAGGTGCAGAACACCCTCTGATTAACTGTGTTAAGGTAATGTTGTCAAGGTGCTGACCGCCCTCTGACTtaactgtgtaaatgtaaatatcaaggTGCAGAACACCCTCTGATTTCACTGTGTACATGTAAATATTGTCGAGGAGTACTTTTCACTACTCGGCAAAAGAGAGTGGGTGGTGGTTCACACCTGTATTTATAGCCAGGCTTGCAAGCGGGGCGTGGCTAATTTGATATACCATCTCCTGACAGCTCATCCTTAGCTAGGCTGACCCATACTGTGGCATGTTGACTGAAATGAAATAGAACTGCTTTTTGGTACACAAGGCACCAGAGgactataaaaatgtttattttgcaaGAGAAAACAGTTCATCAGTCAAAAGCTCTTTGTGAGCACTCTCAACTTTCAGAAATAAGCTTTTTGCACGGAAAACTGCTTTTTGTTGCTAAGGCACCAGAGGACCATGAAAATGTGTCCATTGCAAGAGAAAACAGTTCATCagttaaaagttatttttgagCACTCTCAACTTTCAG comes from the Triplophysa rosa linkage group LG9, Trosa_1v2, whole genome shotgun sequence genome and includes:
- the LOC130559447 gene encoding uncharacterized protein LOC130559447 isoform X1, with amino-acid sequence MLTDVQETAIVDMVIRNNAIKLTEIRDRVLADNITFANIHSISITTISRVLKKHQVRMKQLYTVPFARNSDRVKQLRNQYVQRVMEIESRQTPHVFIFVDEAGFNLTKTQRRGRNLIGKRATVDVPGQRGANITMCAAISTNGLLLHKPLIGPYNTERLLSFLDDLYGRVVVGEERDAVRRNQPTFIIVWDNVAFHHSRAVTEWFAAHPRMVSLFLTPYSPFLNPTDELFSLWRWKVYDHHPHDQMSLLNAMNAGCLDISAEDCQGWIRHAKRFFPRCIALDDIRWDVDENLWPNAENRVDIWQ
- the LOC130559447 gene encoding uncharacterized protein LOC130559447 isoform X2 translates to MYRKRQSLTCISITTISRVLKKHQVRMKQLYTVPFARNSDRVKQLRNQYVQRVMEIESRQTPHVFIFVDEAGFNLTKTQRRGRNLIGKRATVDVPGQRGANITMCAAISTNGLLLHKPLIGPYNTERLLSFLDDLYGRVVVGEERDAVRRNQPTFIIVWDNVAFHHSRAVTEWFAAHPRMVSLFLTPYSPFLNPTDELFSLWRWKVYDHHPHDQMSLLNAMNAGCLDISAEDCQGWIRHAKRFFPRCIALDDIRWDVDENLWPNAENRVDIWQ